In a genomic window of Hymenobacter chitinivorans DSM 11115:
- a CDS encoding transporter produces MKFCSLLLTTLALPFWAAAQNQDSITAKAGYNLFHPTPRTMLRELRPDRPGYSESPFTVDPGHFQVESDLLRLVNKQEEQHHERNFYLNHALLKLGLTTRTDVQAELDSYSIEKEWDDDQPQEKHQGFGDLTLRLKHTLLGEDGKPDALAVIGFVRLPVGPAVGTSVTEYGLIVPYSHDFSKEFNVQLQLRSDLDYDRDEQQRYLMLAPSTAVDYEFSEFLSAFAEVVGQWNTRQNAWQANFNVGPQLHLSDNVILDFGTHLALTKETDHEYFLGISFRR; encoded by the coding sequence ATGAAGTTCTGCTCCCTACTCCTGACCACACTCGCACTTCCTTTCTGGGCCGCGGCCCAAAACCAGGATTCCATTACGGCCAAGGCCGGCTACAACCTGTTTCACCCCACGCCCCGCACTATGCTACGGGAGCTGCGGCCCGACCGGCCCGGCTACTCCGAAAGCCCCTTTACCGTTGACCCGGGCCATTTTCAGGTCGAAAGTGACTTGCTGCGCCTGGTGAATAAGCAGGAGGAGCAGCACCACGAGCGGAATTTTTACCTCAACCACGCCCTGCTCAAGCTCGGCCTCACCACCCGCACCGACGTGCAGGCCGAGCTGGATTCCTATTCCATTGAAAAAGAGTGGGACGATGACCAGCCGCAAGAAAAGCATCAGGGTTTCGGCGACCTGACCCTGCGGCTGAAGCACACCCTGCTCGGCGAAGATGGCAAGCCCGATGCCCTGGCCGTTATTGGTTTCGTACGGCTGCCGGTGGGCCCGGCCGTGGGCACCAGCGTCACGGAATACGGCCTGATTGTGCCCTACAGCCACGATTTCAGCAAGGAGTTCAACGTGCAGCTGCAGCTGCGCAGCGACCTGGACTACGACCGGGACGAGCAGCAGCGCTACCTGATGCTGGCGCCCAGCACGGCCGTCGACTACGAGTTTTCGGAGTTTCTGTCCGCTTTTGCCGAGGTGGTGGGCCAGTGGAATACCCGCCAAAATGCCTGGCAGGCCAATTTCAACGTAGGCCCCCAGCTGCACCTGAGCGACAATGTCATTCTGGACTTCGGCACCCACTTGGCGTTGACCAAAGAAACCGACCACGAATATTTCCTCGGCATCAGCTTCCGCCGTTAA